A genomic stretch from Bos javanicus breed banteng chromosome 29, ARS-OSU_banteng_1.0, whole genome shotgun sequence includes:
- the LOC133241277 gene encoding calmodulin-1-like, whose product MADQLTEEQIAEFKEAFSLFDKDGDGTITTKELGTVMRSLGQNPTEAELHDMINEVDADGNGTIDFPEFLTIMARKMKDTDSEEEIREAFRVFDKDGNGYISAAELRHVMTNLGEKLTDEEVDEMIREADIDGDGQVNYEEFVQMMTAK is encoded by the coding sequence ATGGCTGATCAGCTGACCGAAGAGCAGATTGCTGAATTCAAGGAAGCTTTCTCCCTGTTTGACAAAGACGGTGATGGCACCATCACAACCAAGGAACTTGGAACCGTCATGAGGTCGTTGGGCCAGAACCCAACAGAAGCCGAATTGCACGACATGATCAACGAGGTGGACGCTGATGGTAATGGCACCATTGACTTCCCAGAATTTTTGACTATAATGGCTAGAAAAATGAAAGACACCGACAGTGAAGAAGAAATCCGCGAGGCATTCCGAGTCTTTGATAAGGATGGCAACGGTTACATCAGCGCCGCAGAGCTCCGCCACGTCATGACAAACCTGGGAGAGAAGCTAACAGATGAGGAAGTAGATGAGATGATCAGAGAAGCAGACATCGACGGAGATGGGCAGGTCAACTACGAAGAATTcgtacagatgatgactgcaaaaTGA